A stretch of DNA from bacterium:
GAACGAGAGTCAAAAAGATACGCCTCTCTAACCCTGGCAAGCTGAAACCCTTTGCAAAGGGCGTACTCGCTCATCTCGAGCATGGCTGGGTTCCTGTTCATCCCACACTTCTCAAAGGCATCCAACTTAATATTTCAAACGGTCATTACTCGAACCATCCAGGGGTTCTCATTGAGGATGTACAAAAAGATCCTGGCCTTTTCTTCACTATCGTAAAGAGGCTCCGTCCTTTTTCAAGTATTGAGCAAAGTGGTTTTGAACCGCTTCTTCTTCTCTCACAACTTGAGCAAGCCCAACTTGAAGAAGTATTCCTGTTTAAGCCTGGCAGTGCCTCAATTCATCGATTTGGCGAAACCTCACAAAGTCAAAGCCTTATGTGGAAACTCTGTATGAGCTCCTCAAAGGCTGCTCATCGGATTGCCCAACACCTTGGCTTATCTCCATCTATTGCCTATACAGGGACTCTCTTTCGCCAGTTCGGTCTTTATCTCCTCTGTTGGAACTATGCAAAGCTTTTTTCTCAAGCGCTTGCCCGTCACCGTAACAACGGAGTCGACTTTGACCAAGAGATAACGACTTATTTTCAGATGCCTCATCATCAAATAGCAGCGCGATTCGCGCGCCAGTACGAACTGAATCGCGAAGTGAAACAGGCTTTGATTATTAGAAAGGATCACGACTACGACACTCCAGAGGAACGTGAGGCATATGCCCCTCGGATGAATGACGTTTGTCAAATTGCAGAGCTGTTCTCTCGAGCATACTACTATGCCTCCTTTCCAGATGCTGAAGCACTTTGGGATTCTAAATACAAACTGATCGCTTCCCATTTTCCGAGCGATTTTTTTGATTCACTTCAGGAAGAGATAGCAATATTTGACGATTTCGAATCCGAAGCAACGGACTTTGGGGACTTAAAGCTGGCAGAGCACGATCGCTCAGATAGAGAGACAGCTAAGAGCTTTATTCCGCCATCGAATCCACATCTGGCACGATGTCCAGAACATGTTCAGCGTGCCTTCATTGAAGTTCACCGAGAACTCGAAAGGTCTGAAACGGCTCTGTATGCAATCAAAGCCCTTCTCGAAAAAGGGATTCCCGAAACTGGAATCTCACGAGGATGTCTTTTTATCGAAATCGACGGGACGGTGAGGCCCGCTTTACGTTTTGGTGAAGTCTCCCTTCCAGAGTACAGCAAACTTATCAAAAATCCCCGAATGGGAATCTTCGAGACAATCCCCCAAAAAGGCCCGTTCATAAGGGAAGTTAGAGGAGTAACCGGAGAGTCGGTAATCCAAGTTCGAGGTGGAATGGATGATAAGGAAATAAAGGGGGTTCTTTACTTAGAAATAGATAAAGAAAAACGAAAGGTAGATGCTGATCCAAAACTTTCATTTCGAATCATTCGAGCGAGCATCGCTGAGTGCCTAAAACATCTCGACCAAGATGACCTCTGGCGTATCAGCTTCTACTAACAGGGAATCCTAATAGAAATACATGCTCTCAATTTCAAACAGAGGACGAGCGAACTCCACATCGGAGTTCAGATATAGGCTGGGTGAGTAACCCACCTGGTGCACAAAGAGCACTATCCCTCTT
This window harbors:
- a CDS encoding HDOD domain-containing protein, translated to MPIRRSTRTRVKKIRLSNPGKLKPFAKGVLAHLEHGWVPVHPTLLKGIQLNISNGHYSNHPGVLIEDVQKDPGLFFTIVKRLRPFSSIEQSGFEPLLLLSQLEQAQLEEVFLFKPGSASIHRFGETSQSQSLMWKLCMSSSKAAHRIAQHLGLSPSIAYTGTLFRQFGLYLLCWNYAKLFSQALARHRNNGVDFDQEITTYFQMPHHQIAARFARQYELNREVKQALIIRKDHDYDTPEEREAYAPRMNDVCQIAELFSRAYYYASFPDAEALWDSKYKLIASHFPSDFFDSLQEEIAIFDDFESEATDFGDLKLAEHDRSDRETAKSFIPPSNPHLARCPEHVQRAFIEVHRELERSETALYAIKALLEKGIPETGISRGCLFIEIDGTVRPALRFGEVSLPEYSKLIKNPRMGIFETIPQKGPFIREVRGVTGESVIQVRGGMDDKEIKGVLYLEIDKEKRKVDADPKLSFRIIRASIAECLKHLDQDDLWRISFY